One Helianthus annuus cultivar XRQ/B chromosome 12, HanXRQr2.0-SUNRISE, whole genome shotgun sequence genomic region harbors:
- the LOC110894991 gene encoding chlorophyll a-b binding protein 6A, chloroplastic, producing the protein MASNSLMSSGIPGVCRPAVLSSSKSRFATAVPLSGVATNASRISMTADWMPGQPRPPYLDGSAPGDFGFDPLRLGEVPENLERFKESELIHCRWAMLAVPGILLPEALGLGNWVKAQEWAAVPGGQATYLGNPVPWGTLPTILAIEFISIAFVEHQRSMEKDPEKKKYPGGAFDPLGYSKDPKAFAEYKVKEIKNGRLALLAFVGFCVQQSAYPGTGPLENLATHLADPWHNNIGDIIIPKGIFPN; encoded by the exons ATGGCTTCTAATTCGTTAATGAGCTCCGGCATCCCCGGCGTGTGCCGCCCCGCGGTCCTGTCTTCATCTAAGTCAAGATTTGCAACTGCTGTGCCTCTTTCAGGTGTTGCCACCAATGCTTCTAGGATTTCCATGACCGCTGATTGGATGCCTGGTCAACCACGGCCACCGTATCTAGACGGGTCTGCACCCGG GGATTTTGGGTTCGACCCACTTCGTCTTGGTGAAGTTCCGGAGAACCTCGAGAGGTTCAAAGAGTCTGAGCTTATTCACTGCAGATGGGCTATGCTTGCAGTG CCAGGGATTTTGTTACCAGAAGCCTTAGGATTGGGCAACTGGGTAAAAGCACAAGAATGGGCTGCTGTCCCAGGAGGACAAGCTACATACCTAGGAAACCCTGTTCCTTGGGGTACACTACCCACAATTTTGGCCATAGAGTTCATCTCCATTGCTTTTGTAGAGCACCAAAGGAGCATGGAAAAAGACCCAGAAAAGAAGAAGTACCCAGGCGGCGCTTTCGACCCATTGGGCTACTCAAAAGACCCGAAGGCGTTCGCAGAGTACAAAGTTAAAGAAATCAAAAACG GACGTCTAGCGTTGTTGGCATTCGTGGGATTCTGTGTGCAACAATCGGCTTACCCTGGTACTGGAcccttggagaacttggcaactCACTTGGCTGACCCATGGCACAACAACATTGGAGATATCATCATTCCTAAAGGGATTTTCCCAAACTAG